The following are encoded in a window of Flavobacterium cupriresistens genomic DNA:
- a CDS encoding BRCT domain-containing protein, producing MKNINTELLKVLTSKSQADKAISSLKGLLLGIMSDNEITEKEIIELSKWVAVHKELINRNPFNEFMTVIENSISNKIPPKETIEDLYWLCQKYENDDYYYSTVTSDLQILQGICHGILADGIISDKEIYSLQEWLDENEHLNSYYPYDEIRSLVFSVLADNRIDDEEKIVLMAYFKQFAAIQDDQIRQKIQDETIDVNISGLCTSEPDVTFEGKTFCITGVLKRGNRENLQRDIIKLGGIPTESISKKTDYLIVGDNGNPAWVFSCYGRKVEKAISLRKEGHTITLIHEFDFSDLIDDLL from the coding sequence ATGAAAAATATCAATACTGAACTTTTAAAAGTTTTGACTTCAAAATCTCAGGCAGATAAAGCTATTAGTTCTCTAAAAGGACTTTTGCTGGGAATTATGTCTGATAATGAAATTACTGAAAAAGAAATTATAGAACTTAGTAAGTGGGTAGCGGTTCATAAAGAGCTAATTAATCGTAATCCGTTTAACGAGTTTATGACGGTTATAGAAAATTCTATTTCAAATAAGATTCCGCCCAAAGAAACTATAGAAGATTTATATTGGTTGTGTCAGAAATACGAGAACGACGATTATTATTATAGTACTGTAACTTCTGATTTACAGATTCTACAAGGAATTTGTCATGGAATATTAGCAGATGGAATTATAAGTGATAAAGAAATTTATAGTCTTCAAGAATGGTTGGATGAAAACGAACATCTAAATTCATATTATCCTTATGATGAAATTAGAAGTTTAGTTTTTTCTGTTTTAGCTGATAACAGAATAGATGATGAAGAAAAGATTGTTTTAATGGCTTATTTTAAACAGTTTGCTGCCATTCAGGATGATCAAATCAGACAAAAAATTCAGGATGAAACTATTGATGTAAATATTTCAGGACTATGTACAAGCGAACCAGACGTTACGTTTGAAGGCAAAACTTTTTGCATAACCGGAGTTCTTAAAAGAGGAAATAGAGAAAATCTTCAAAGAGATATCATTAAATTAGGCGGAATACCAACCGAAAGTATTTCTAAAAAGACAGATTATTTAATTGTGGGTGATAATGGTAATCCTGCATGGGTATTTTCCTGTTACGGACGAAAAGTAGAGAAAGCCATAAGCTTAAGAAAGGAAGGACATACTATTACGCTAATACATGAATTTGATTTTTCAGACTTAATTGATGATTTATTGTAA
- a CDS encoding acetyl-CoA C-acyltransferase, whose translation MNKRVVIVSAVRTPIGSFMGGLSTVPAPKLGAAAIKGALQKINLDPKLVDEVFMGNVVQAGVGQAPARQAALFAGLSENVACTTINKVCASGMKAVMFAAQAIACGDAEIVVAGGMENMSLIPHYVQMRNGNKFGPATMLDGMQKDGLTDAYDNNAMGVCADLCASEYKITREDQDNYAIQSYERSAKAWDAGKFDAEIVPVEVPQRRGEPVIVSKDEEYTNVKLDKIPSLSAVFTKDGTVTAANASTINDGAAALVLMSEEKAIALGLKPLAFIKGYADAAQEPKWFTTSPAKALPKALDKAGIAIGDVDYFEFNEAFAVVGLANSQILGLDNDKVNVNGGAVSLGHPLGCSGARIIVTLLNVLEQNNAKTGAAAICNGGGGASAIVIERA comes from the coding sequence ATGAACAAAAGAGTTGTTATCGTTTCTGCCGTTAGAACACCTATCGGAAGTTTCATGGGAGGTTTATCGACCGTACCCGCACCAAAACTAGGGGCTGCCGCTATAAAAGGAGCTCTTCAAAAAATTAACCTGGACCCAAAATTAGTTGATGAAGTTTTCATGGGCAATGTAGTACAAGCCGGAGTTGGACAAGCGCCAGCACGTCAGGCTGCACTTTTTGCCGGTTTATCTGAAAACGTTGCTTGTACAACTATAAACAAAGTTTGTGCTTCGGGAATGAAGGCCGTTATGTTCGCTGCTCAGGCAATTGCTTGTGGTGATGCCGAAATCGTAGTTGCCGGAGGAATGGAAAACATGAGTTTGATTCCACATTACGTGCAAATGCGTAACGGAAACAAATTTGGTCCTGCGACAATGCTGGACGGAATGCAAAAAGATGGTTTGACTGATGCTTACGATAACAACGCAATGGGAGTTTGCGCTGACTTATGTGCATCAGAATACAAAATCACACGTGAAGATCAGGATAATTATGCCATTCAATCTTACGAAAGAAGTGCAAAAGCCTGGGATGCCGGAAAATTTGATGCTGAAATTGTACCCGTAGAAGTACCACAAAGACGCGGAGAACCGGTTATCGTTTCTAAAGATGAAGAATATACCAATGTAAAATTGGACAAAATACCTTCTCTAAGCGCTGTTTTTACTAAAGACGGAACTGTTACTGCTGCCAATGCTTCAACGATCAATGACGGAGCTGCTGCATTAGTTTTAATGTCGGAAGAAAAAGCAATCGCACTTGGATTAAAACCACTTGCTTTCATCAAAGGATATGCAGATGCGGCTCAGGAGCCAAAATGGTTCACTACAAGCCCTGCAAAAGCATTACCGAAGGCGTTAGACAAAGCTGGAATCGCAATTGGCGATGTTGATTATTTCGAATTCAATGAAGCTTTTGCTGTTGTTGGTTTAGCCAACTCACAAATCCTTGGACTTGATAACGATAAAGTAAACGTAAATGGTGGTGCTGTTTCATTAGGACATCCACTAGGTTGTTCGGGAGCCCGAATTATTGTAACTTTATTGAATGTCTTAGAACAAAATAACGCTAAAACCGGAGCTGCAGCAATTTGCAACGGTGGTGGTGGTGCTTCGGCTATTGTTATCGAAAGAGCTTAA
- a CDS encoding C40 family peptidase, whose amino-acid sequence MFGICNLAIVPVRSEPSDRSEIVTQLLFGEHLEILERQNQWARIRIQFDDYEGWVDSKQYQVISEANFNQLSNEAIILNADLIDYITTPDTNLLLPIPLGASLSFLNNSEINTSNFDFEGTKTSGVKPKSALISTAFMYLNAPYLWGGKTPFGIDCSGFTQMVYKLNGYKIHRDASQQALDGEPLSFIEESEVGDLAFFDNDEGNITHVGIIMENNYIIHASGKVRIDRLDHLGIYNPETNKHTHKLRVIKKII is encoded by the coding sequence ATGTTCGGAATTTGCAATCTAGCTATAGTACCCGTTCGATCTGAACCAAGTGACAGAAGTGAAATCGTCACACAACTTTTATTTGGTGAGCACCTCGAAATATTAGAACGTCAAAATCAATGGGCCCGAATAAGAATTCAATTTGATGACTACGAAGGCTGGGTCGATTCAAAACAGTATCAGGTTATTTCTGAAGCTAATTTCAATCAATTAAGCAATGAAGCTATTATTCTAAATGCCGATCTGATTGATTATATTACTACTCCTGATACCAATTTATTGCTACCAATTCCGCTTGGGGCTTCTTTGTCTTTTTTGAATAACAGTGAAATCAATACGAGTAATTTCGATTTTGAAGGCACCAAAACAAGTGGCGTAAAACCCAAAAGTGCTTTAATAAGTACTGCTTTTATGTACCTCAACGCTCCTTATCTTTGGGGTGGAAAAACTCCGTTTGGCATTGATTGCTCGGGATTTACACAAATGGTATACAAACTTAATGGTTACAAAATACATCGCGATGCTTCACAACAAGCTCTTGATGGCGAACCTTTGAGTTTTATTGAAGAAAGTGAAGTCGGTGATCTGGCCTTTTTCGATAATGACGAAGGAAATATCACTCATGTAGGCATCATTATGGAGAACAATTACATCATTCACGCCAGTGGAAAAGTACGTATTGATCGCTTAGACCATTTAGGGATTTACAATCCGGAAACCAACAAACACACGCATAAACTTAGGGTTATTAAGAAGATTATATAA
- the parS gene encoding type II RES/Xre toxin-antitoxin system antitoxin, whose protein sequence is MKNVKQKTEPFDTKRSIQNASGKVISIKRSTLNSDGKEYSWGNKLERVAVIRSGIPYDSIEVISRRLNNPVKSVLTIVGIPQTTYNKKKSEHLLLDSRDSELVILINELIDYGLEVFNNEEEKFQRWLKKPNLSIGGNVPENMLDTVTGINEVKFSLNRLEFGNLA, encoded by the coding sequence ATGAAAAATGTAAAGCAAAAAACAGAACCTTTCGATACTAAAAGAAGTATTCAAAATGCCTCGGGAAAAGTAATCTCAATAAAAAGATCTACTTTAAACTCTGACGGTAAAGAATACAGCTGGGGCAACAAACTTGAGCGCGTTGCTGTTATAAGATCCGGCATTCCGTATGATTCAATTGAAGTCATCAGCAGAAGATTAAACAATCCTGTAAAATCGGTTTTGACGATTGTGGGAATTCCTCAAACTACTTACAATAAGAAGAAAAGCGAACACCTTCTTCTGGACAGCAGAGATAGCGAATTAGTCATTCTGATAAACGAATTAATAGATTACGGCCTCGAGGTTTTCAATAATGAAGAAGAGAAATTTCAACGTTGGCTAAAAAAACCCAACCTGTCCATTGGCGGAAATGTTCCTGAAAACATGCTCGATACCGTAACCGGAATTAACGAGGTAAAATTCAGCCTAAACCGATTAGAGTTTGGAAATTTAGCCTGA
- a CDS encoding RES family NAD+ phosphorylase: protein MVVFRIEREKYLDATLKGIGASMCEGYRWNSLNTKMVYTAESRALATLEVSVHLDLSEDLPTDRFYVEIEIPDEITIQEVHIEDLPVNWDSKPPISVTQIIGDDFINYDEAAVLKVPSSIVPMEYNYLINPNHSDTLKIKVLSTTRMAFDSRFKSK from the coding sequence ATGGTAGTATTCAGAATTGAACGGGAAAAATACCTGGACGCAACTTTAAAAGGAATCGGAGCCTCAATGTGCGAAGGGTATCGCTGGAACAGCCTAAACACAAAAATGGTTTATACTGCAGAAAGCAGAGCTTTAGCAACACTTGAAGTCTCTGTTCATTTGGATTTAAGCGAAGACTTACCTACTGATCGTTTTTATGTAGAAATCGAAATACCGGACGAAATTACAATTCAAGAAGTACACATAGAAGACTTACCCGTGAACTGGGACTCTAAACCACCTATTTCGGTAACTCAAATCATAGGGGATGATTTTATAAATTATGATGAGGCTGCAGTTTTAAAAGTACCTAGTAGCATTGTGCCTATGGAGTATAACTACTTAATAAACCCAAACCATAGCGACACACTAAAAATCAAAGTTTTAAGCACGACCAGAATGGCTTTTGATTCCCGATTTAAAAGCAAATAG